A single Streptomyces sannanensis DNA region contains:
- the trpS gene encoding tryptophan--tRNA ligase: MASADRPRVLSGIQPTAGSFHLGNYLGAVRQWVALQETHDAFYMVVDLHAITVPQDPAELRANTRLAAAQLLAAGLDPERCTLFVQSHVPEHAQLGWVMNCLTGFGEASRMTQFKDKSAKQGAERATVGLFTYPILQVADILLYQANEVPVGEDQRQHIELTRDLAERFNARFGETFTIPSPYILKETAKIYDLQDPSVKMSKSASTPKGLINLLDEPKATAKKVKSAVTDTDTVIRYDVENKPGIANLLTIYSTLTGRTIAELEQEYEGKMYGALKTDLAEVMVEFVTPFRTRTQEYLGDPETLDSILAKGAEKARTVAAETLAQAYEKVGFLSAKH, from the coding sequence ATGGCCTCTGCTGATCGACCTCGCGTGCTTTCCGGAATCCAGCCCACCGCAGGCTCTTTCCACCTCGGCAACTATCTCGGTGCGGTCCGCCAGTGGGTCGCCCTGCAGGAGACCCACGACGCCTTCTACATGGTGGTGGACCTGCACGCGATCACCGTTCCGCAGGACCCCGCGGAGCTGCGGGCCAACACCCGGCTCGCCGCCGCGCAGCTGCTCGCGGCCGGGCTCGACCCGGAGCGCTGCACGCTCTTCGTCCAGAGCCATGTTCCCGAGCACGCTCAGCTCGGCTGGGTGATGAACTGCCTCACCGGCTTCGGTGAGGCGTCCCGGATGACCCAGTTCAAGGACAAGTCCGCCAAGCAGGGCGCCGAGCGCGCCACGGTCGGACTGTTCACGTACCCGATCCTCCAGGTCGCGGACATCCTGCTGTACCAGGCCAACGAGGTGCCGGTCGGCGAGGACCAGCGCCAGCACATCGAGCTGACCCGCGATCTCGCGGAGCGCTTCAACGCCCGCTTCGGCGAGACGTTCACCATTCCGTCTCCGTACATCCTCAAGGAGACCGCGAAGATCTACGACCTTCAGGACCCGTCGGTCAAGATGAGCAAGTCGGCGTCCACGCCGAAGGGCCTGATCAACCTGCTCGACGAGCCGAAGGCCACCGCCAAGAAGGTCAAGAGCGCGGTCACCGACACCGACACCGTGATCCGCTACGACGTGGAGAACAAGCCCGGCATCGCCAATCTGCTCACCATCTACTCCACCCTCACCGGCAGGACGATCGCCGAGCTGGAGCAGGAGTACGAGGGCAAGATGTACGGCGCGCTCAAGACCGATCTGGCCGAGGTGATGGTGGAGTTCGTCACCCCGTTCCGGACCCGCACCCAGGAGTACCTGGGCGACCCGGAGACGCTGGACTCGATCCTCGCCAAGGGCGCCGAGAAGGCCCGCACGGTCGCCGCGGAGACCCTGGCCCAGGCGTACGAGAAGGTCGGTTTCCTGTCCGCCAAGCACTGA
- a CDS encoding Lrp/AsnC family transcriptional regulator yields MGNGNVDDIDRALIALLQQDATAAYAALGRAVGLSAGAAHERVRKLRERGVIRRTTVDVDPAALGRGVLAFVMVESSAWMGDSADAFAAIPEILEAHVIAGSASVLVKVRTATTEQLQDVLRRIYAIDGVSGTQATVSLETFFERPVSPGAAEG; encoded by the coding sequence ATGGGGAACGGGAATGTCGACGACATCGACCGCGCACTGATCGCGCTGCTTCAGCAGGACGCCACGGCGGCCTATGCCGCACTCGGCAGGGCCGTCGGGCTCTCGGCGGGTGCCGCGCACGAGCGGGTCCGCAAGCTGCGCGAGCGTGGGGTCATCCGCCGGACGACCGTGGACGTCGACCCGGCGGCGCTCGGGCGGGGAGTGCTGGCCTTCGTCATGGTCGAGTCGTCGGCGTGGATGGGCGACTCCGCCGACGCGTTCGCCGCCATCCCCGAGATCCTGGAGGCTCATGTCATCGCGGGCAGCGCCTCCGTCCTGGTGAAGGTGCGCACGGCGACCACCGAGCAGCTCCAGGACGTACTTCGGCGCATCTACGCCATCGACGGTGTGAGCGGCACTCAGGCCACGGTCTCGCTCGAGACCTTCTTCGAGCGGCCGGTGTCGCCGGGTGCGGCCGAAGGCTGA
- a CDS encoding ABC transporter substrate-binding protein, producing the protein MRSSRVRILAIIGVLLAAGAGVWLLLPSAEGREGPITVGTTDVVSDLDPAGAYDVGSWALYSNVYQTLMSFKPGAESPSPDAARSCAFLGDELDTYQCKLRDDITFSNGNKITAEAVKYSFDRVLKIKSKVGPAPLLSTLKSVEAEGDTITFNLKTRDATFPSKIATGAAAIVDPAKYPADAVRKGNEVDGSGPYILKSRTKDTVLLEPNPSYKGLFSNDGQPIKIRYYEDSELLKAAWDAKEIDVVHRELPSSYLSELAPTNKDRHVNITAGTETRNLVFNVRKGKPGAEVNVRRAVATLIDRTKLASTTFNGTVEPLYSVIPQGVLGHSTAFFDTYPEPSAKAAERLLQEAGVETPVGIKLGYRKTVSAEAEAQALKKELEADDLFKVELVGKEEWTEFQNAYTSGEYDAYTLSWIADFPDPDNFAGPLVGADNSLGNGYSDPEIDKLIQQTQQHSDRGRAVEPFKKIQEIVAKDVPVVPLWQRKDYVLADKDVVGSHILSDSTGMWRLWELGWI; encoded by the coding sequence ATGCGGTCGAGCCGTGTGCGGATTCTGGCGATCATTGGCGTACTGCTGGCTGCCGGTGCCGGCGTCTGGCTTCTGCTGCCCTCGGCCGAGGGGAGGGAGGGCCCGATCACGGTCGGCACGACGGACGTCGTCTCCGACCTCGACCCGGCCGGGGCGTACGACGTGGGTTCATGGGCCCTCTACAGCAACGTCTACCAGACGCTGATGAGCTTCAAGCCGGGCGCCGAGTCGCCGTCGCCCGATGCCGCGCGCAGCTGCGCCTTCCTCGGAGACGAGCTGGACACGTACCAGTGCAAGCTCCGCGACGACATCACTTTCTCCAACGGGAACAAGATCACGGCCGAGGCCGTCAAGTACTCCTTCGACCGAGTGCTGAAGATCAAGTCGAAGGTCGGTCCGGCGCCGCTGCTGTCCACGCTGAAGTCGGTCGAGGCGGAGGGTGACACGATCACCTTCAACCTCAAGACCCGTGACGCCACCTTCCCGTCCAAGATCGCCACGGGTGCCGCCGCGATCGTGGATCCCGCGAAGTACCCGGCGGACGCCGTGCGCAAGGGCAACGAGGTGGACGGCTCGGGGCCGTACATACTGAAGTCCCGCACCAAGGACACCGTCCTGCTGGAGCCGAACCCCTCGTACAAGGGCCTCTTCTCGAACGACGGGCAGCCGATCAAGATCCGCTACTACGAGGACTCGGAGCTGCTCAAGGCCGCCTGGGACGCCAAGGAGATCGACGTCGTCCACCGTGAACTGCCGTCGTCCTATCTGTCCGAGCTGGCGCCCACCAACAAGGACAGGCACGTCAACATCACCGCCGGCACCGAGACCCGCAATCTCGTCTTCAACGTCCGCAAGGGCAAGCCGGGCGCGGAGGTCAACGTGCGACGGGCCGTCGCCACGCTGATCGACCGTACGAAGCTGGCGTCGACCACCTTCAACGGCACCGTCGAGCCGCTGTACTCGGTGATCCCGCAGGGCGTCCTCGGGCACTCCACCGCATTCTTCGACACCTACCCGGAGCCCTCCGCCAAGGCGGCCGAGCGGCTTCTGCAGGAGGCCGGTGTCGAGACGCCGGTCGGCATCAAGCTGGGGTACCGGAAGACGGTCTCCGCCGAGGCGGAGGCGCAGGCTCTGAAGAAGGAGCTGGAGGCGGACGACCTGTTCAAGGTGGAGCTGGTCGGCAAGGAGGAGTGGACCGAGTTCCAGAACGCCTACACCTCCGGTGAGTACGACGCGTACACGCTGAGCTGGATCGCGGACTTCCCCGACCCCGACAACTTCGCCGGACCGCTGGTCGGTGCGGACAACAGCCTCGGCAACGGCTACTCCGACCCGGAGATCGACAAGCTGATCCAGCAGACCCAGCAGCACAGCGACCGAGGCCGGGCCGTCGAACCCTTCAAGAAGATCCAGGAGATCGTGGCCAAGGACGTCCCCGTGGTGCCGCTGTGGCAGCGCAAGGACTATGTGCTGGCCGACAAGGACGTCGTCGGGTCCCACATCCTCTCGGACAGCACGGGCATGTGGCGTCTGTGGGAACTGGGCTGGATCTGA
- a CDS encoding 2'-5' RNA ligase family protein, with protein MGTVTLGVSIAVPEPYGSLLQERRAGFGDPAAHGIPTHVTLLPPTEVDESDLPAIEAHLAEVAAAGQAFPLRLSGTGTFRPLSPVVYVTIAEGVADCSELQERVRDASGPLARELQFPYHPHVTVAHGIAEEAMDRAYEELAEYEAAWTCVGFALYEQGPDGVWRTLREYAFGGGGPAVPAQARPADESTLQP; from the coding sequence GTGGGGACCGTAACGCTCGGCGTTTCGATCGCGGTCCCGGAGCCGTACGGCAGCCTGCTCCAGGAGCGGCGCGCGGGCTTCGGTGACCCCGCGGCCCACGGCATCCCCACGCATGTCACCCTCCTGCCGCCCACGGAGGTCGACGAATCGGACCTGCCCGCGATCGAGGCGCACCTCGCCGAGGTGGCCGCGGCCGGGCAGGCTTTCCCGCTGCGGCTGTCCGGCACCGGCACGTTCCGGCCGTTGTCCCCGGTGGTCTACGTCACGATCGCCGAGGGCGTGGCGGACTGTTCCGAGCTCCAGGAGCGGGTCCGGGACGCCTCGGGTCCGCTCGCGCGGGAGCTCCAGTTCCCGTACCACCCGCATGTGACGGTGGCGCACGGCATTGCCGAGGAGGCGATGGACCGGGCCTACGAGGAGCTCGCCGAGTACGAGGCGGCATGGACCTGCGTCGGCTTCGCACTGTACGAGCAGGGCCCGGACGGGGTCTGGCGCACGCTGCGCGAGTACGCGTTCGGGGGCGGTGGCCCCGCCGTGCCGGCACAGGCCCGCCCGGCGGACGAAAGTACTCTCCAGCCGTAG
- a CDS encoding SMP-30/gluconolactonase/LRE family protein: MPGSVHDEVYEILDERFRTGRCAYGDVQLERLHTGCRWTEGPVYLPAWRQLIWSDIPNDRLLRWDETTEAVSVFRSPAGHINGNTLDRRGRLISCEQGNRRVTRTEHDGRVTVLADRFEGKRLNSPNDAVVHSDGSIWFSDPDFGITSDYEGHRAESEIGACNVYRIDPGTGEVRLVADGFGGPNGLVFSPDERQLYVSDTRNAHIRAFDVRENGTLSEGRVFAECKEHRFDNIRFDDGGRLWAAAFYDGVHCYDPDGTLIGRLRTPEAVSNIAFGGPKNNRLFITATTSLYSLVMSVTGAPRI; this comes from the coding sequence ATGCCTGGAAGTGTCCACGACGAGGTGTACGAGATCCTGGACGAGCGGTTCCGCACCGGACGGTGCGCCTACGGCGACGTTCAGCTGGAGCGGCTCCACACCGGCTGCCGCTGGACCGAGGGCCCGGTCTATCTGCCCGCCTGGCGCCAGCTCATCTGGAGCGACATCCCCAACGACCGCCTGCTGCGCTGGGACGAGACAACGGAGGCGGTGAGCGTGTTCCGCTCACCCGCGGGGCACATCAACGGCAACACCCTCGACCGGCGGGGCCGGCTGATCAGCTGCGAGCAGGGCAACCGGCGGGTCACCCGCACCGAGCACGACGGCCGTGTCACCGTCCTCGCCGACCGCTTCGAAGGCAAGCGGCTGAACAGCCCGAACGACGCGGTCGTGCACTCCGACGGCTCGATCTGGTTCTCCGACCCGGACTTCGGCATCACCAGCGACTACGAGGGCCACCGAGCCGAGAGCGAGATCGGTGCCTGCAACGTCTACCGGATCGATCCCGGCACCGGCGAGGTGCGCCTGGTGGCGGACGGCTTCGGCGGGCCCAACGGACTGGTCTTCTCTCCGGACGAGCGGCAGTTGTACGTCTCCGACACCCGCAACGCCCATATCCGCGCCTTCGACGTGCGCGAGAACGGCACCCTCTCCGAGGGCCGGGTCTTCGCCGAGTGCAAAGAGCACCGGTTCGACAACATCCGCTTCGACGACGGGGGCCGGCTCTGGGCCGCCGCCTTCTACGACGGGGTGCACTGCTACGACCCGGACGGCACCCTCATCGGCCGGCTGCGCACCCCCGAGGCGGTGTCCAACATCGCCTTCGGCGGCCCCAAGAACAACCGCCTCTTCATCACCGCGACCACCTCCCTGTACTCGCTGGTGATGTCGGTGACAGGTGCACCCAGGATCTGA
- a CDS encoding SCO4848 family membrane protein: MKLSRPISWFLLAFGVWSWFIWISFANNLWKDGSGLAFDDAGDPTAYFWVHLLLAITSFLLGTAIGVIGFRGLRALRRERHGA, from the coding sequence ATGAAGCTCAGCCGCCCCATTTCCTGGTTCCTGCTCGCTTTCGGGGTGTGGAGCTGGTTCATCTGGATCTCTTTCGCCAACAACCTGTGGAAGGACGGCAGCGGACTCGCCTTCGACGACGCGGGTGACCCGACCGCCTACTTCTGGGTGCATCTTCTGCTCGCCATCACGTCCTTTCTCCTGGGGACGGCCATTGGAGTGATCGGGTTCCGCGGCTTGCGCGCCCTGAGGCGCGAACGCCACGGCGCCTGA
- a CDS encoding YihY/virulence factor BrkB family protein — translation MDWLKKLPVIGPLVAALMRTHAWRSYETLDRAHWTRLAAAITFISFVALFPLITVGAAVAAALLSPEQVRNLEEKLTQQVPGISDQLNIGALVANAATVGVVAGLLLLLTGVSWVGSMRECLRAVWEKDEKEEGNPFLLRLRDGGALLGLGLAGLASFAASSAGSTAVGWTAERLGIAQEGVGGALLQTAALLVAVIADVLVLLYVLTLLPGVSPPRRELLTAALIGAVGFELLKLLLGGYMKGVATKSMYGAFGVPVALLLWINFMAKLVLYCAAWTATRRSDAEVSGGAAASGG, via the coding sequence ATGGACTGGCTGAAAAAGCTCCCCGTGATCGGCCCGCTCGTGGCGGCCCTGATGCGGACGCACGCCTGGCGCTCGTACGAGACGCTGGACCGCGCCCACTGGACCAGGCTGGCCGCCGCCATCACCTTCATCAGCTTTGTGGCGCTGTTTCCGCTGATCACGGTCGGCGCGGCGGTGGCCGCCGCGCTCCTCTCCCCCGAACAGGTGCGGAACCTGGAGGAGAAGCTCACCCAGCAGGTGCCGGGCATCTCCGACCAGTTGAACATCGGCGCCCTGGTCGCCAACGCCGCCACCGTCGGCGTCGTCGCCGGTCTGCTGCTGCTCCTCACCGGCGTCAGCTGGGTCGGTTCCATGCGGGAGTGCCTGCGGGCCGTATGGGAGAAGGACGAGAAGGAAGAGGGCAATCCGTTCCTGCTCAGGCTGCGGGACGGCGGAGCGCTGCTCGGCCTGGGCCTGGCCGGACTGGCCTCGTTCGCCGCCTCCTCGGCCGGGTCGACGGCCGTCGGCTGGACCGCCGAGCGTCTCGGCATCGCCCAGGAGGGCGTGGGCGGAGCGCTGCTGCAGACGGCTGCGCTGCTGGTGGCCGTGATCGCGGACGTGCTGGTCCTGCTGTACGTACTGACCCTGCTGCCCGGGGTGTCGCCGCCGCGCCGCGAGCTGCTGACCGCCGCGCTCATCGGGGCGGTCGGCTTCGAGCTGCTGAAGCTGCTGCTCGGCGGCTATATGAAGGGCGTCGCCACGAAGAGCATGTACGGCGCCTTCGGCGTGCCGGTCGCCCTGCTGCTGTGGATCAACTTCATGGCGAAGCTGGTGCTGTACTGCGCCGCGTGGACGGCCACCCGGCGCAGCGACGCGGAGGTCAGTGGCGGCGCAGCGGCCAGCGGCGGTTGA
- a CDS encoding D-alanyl-D-alanine carboxypeptidase, with amino-acid sequence MSALKKTVLMVTAAALLPVLTAAPASADGRAPAEDSAVQPKPPAVMSTVGGDRLGRAGTQVNLGPGAPVLPKELSARSWIVADAETGAVLASHNSHWRLAPASTLKMLFADTLLPRFPKEQTHLVTQDELADVGEGSSTVGVKENLTYSVHDLWLGVFLRSGNDAVHVLSAMNDGVDKTVQDMQAHAEELQALDTHVVTPDGYDAEGQVSSAYDLTLIARSGLQKKDFREYCSTARAQFPGEQKPGKERETFEIQNTNRLLTGDVGISPYPGIAGVKNGNTTHAGATFTGVAERNGKVLLVTVMNPSSNENHAVYHEAARLLDWGFAASGKVAPVGELVPPKSAEAAAGTSHGTGSSPKPAAHGQAAQASEDRQGESSGFGMALAVTGGVLVALAAGVFLVNRRWPLRRH; translated from the coding sequence GTGTCTGCTCTGAAAAAGACCGTCTTGATGGTCACTGCTGCCGCTTTGCTTCCCGTTCTCACCGCCGCGCCCGCGTCGGCGGACGGCAGGGCCCCCGCCGAGGACTCCGCCGTACAGCCGAAGCCGCCCGCGGTGATGTCGACGGTCGGCGGCGACCGGCTGGGCAGGGCCGGTACGCAGGTGAATCTGGGTCCGGGAGCCCCGGTGCTGCCGAAGGAGCTGTCCGCCAGGTCGTGGATCGTCGCGGACGCCGAGACCGGCGCGGTACTGGCATCGCACAACTCCCACTGGCGGCTGGCCCCCGCCTCCACCCTGAAGATGCTGTTCGCGGACACGCTGCTGCCCCGGTTCCCGAAGGAGCAGACCCATCTGGTGACGCAGGACGAACTCGCGGACGTCGGCGAGGGCAGCAGCACGGTCGGAGTGAAGGAGAACCTGACCTACAGCGTCCACGACCTCTGGCTGGGCGTCTTCCTGCGCTCCGGAAACGACGCCGTGCACGTCCTGTCCGCCATGAACGACGGGGTCGACAAGACCGTGCAGGACATGCAGGCACACGCCGAGGAGCTGCAGGCCCTCGACACCCATGTGGTCACCCCCGACGGTTACGACGCCGAGGGCCAGGTCAGCAGCGCGTACGACCTGACCCTCATCGCCCGCTCCGGGCTGCAGAAGAAGGACTTCCGCGAGTACTGCTCCACCGCGCGCGCCCAGTTCCCCGGGGAGCAGAAGCCGGGGAAGGAGCGCGAGACCTTCGAGATCCAGAACACCAACCGGCTGCTGACCGGCGACGTCGGCATCAGCCCGTACCCGGGCATCGCGGGCGTCAAGAACGGCAACACCACGCATGCCGGCGCGACGTTCACCGGTGTCGCCGAGCGCAACGGGAAGGTGCTGCTGGTCACCGTCATGAACCCCTCGTCGAACGAGAACCACGCCGTCTACCACGAGGCCGCGCGGTTGCTCGACTGGGGCTTCGCCGCGTCCGGCAAGGTCGCCCCGGTGGGTGAGCTGGTCCCGCCGAAGTCCGCGGAGGCCGCGGCGGGCACGTCGCACGGGACCGGGTCCTCTCCGAAGCCCGCCGCCCACGGACAGGCCGCACAGGCCTCGGAGGACCGGCAGGGCGAGTCGAGCGGGTTCGGCATGGCCCTCGCCGTCACGGGCGGGGTACTGGTCGCGCTGGCCGCCGGCGTGTTCCTGGTCAACCGCCGCTGGCCGCTGCGCCGCCACTGA
- a CDS encoding metallophosphoesterase, translated as MAAVLVFTVFALVAVGVLAGVHWYLWRRLVRDTTAPRGAARRAGTAAAFVFPLLSLGALVSGRAGAPFWLQRTLAWPGYLWIALLLYLTLAVLAGEAARPLLRRALARRAAPAAPGPAAPAMTGGTRSTADAGPASDGTLSARAHAGEAGPLGDPAGEPRGAKAVTGTRRAADTSPDRVPTVTGDEPGRDGSTSAGEAAGLATPAAAGPDSADRTAGDEAGPGGSDVSRRLFVSRAVAGAAVAVAAGTVGYGTYGVMRGPRVKRVTVPLAKLPRAAHGFRIAVVSDIHLGPILGRAHTQRIVDTVNATQPDLVAVVGDLVDGSVPDLGPAAEPLARLRARHGSYFVTGNHEYFSGAAQWVDHVRELGLHPLENDRVEIGGFDLAGVNDIAGEREGDGPDFVRALGDRDRSRAAVLLAHQPVVVHDAVRHGVDLQLSGHTHGGQLWPGNYLAELANPTVAGLERYGDTQLYVTRGAGAWGPPVRVGAESDITVVQLASKQV; from the coding sequence ATGGCAGCGGTGCTCGTCTTCACGGTGTTCGCGCTCGTGGCCGTGGGTGTACTGGCCGGTGTGCACTGGTACTTGTGGCGCCGGCTGGTGCGCGACACGACGGCCCCGCGCGGCGCGGCCCGCCGCGCGGGCACGGCGGCGGCGTTCGTGTTCCCGCTGCTGTCGCTCGGTGCCCTCGTGTCCGGCCGCGCCGGGGCCCCCTTCTGGCTGCAGCGGACCCTGGCCTGGCCGGGCTACCTCTGGATCGCACTGCTGCTCTACCTGACCCTGGCGGTCCTGGCCGGCGAGGCGGCCCGCCCACTGCTGCGCCGCGCCCTCGCCCGCAGGGCAGCCCCTGCCGCGCCGGGGCCCGCCGCCCCCGCCATGACCGGCGGCACGCGGTCGACGGCCGACGCCGGCCCGGCCTCGGACGGGACCCTGTCCGCGCGCGCACACGCGGGCGAGGCCGGACCCCTCGGTGACCCCGCGGGAGAACCGAGGGGCGCGAAAGCCGTGACAGGCACGAGAAGAGCGGCGGACACCTCGCCGGATCGCGTCCCCACCGTGACCGGTGACGAGCCGGGCCGTGACGGATCCACGTCGGCCGGTGAGGCAGCGGGGCTCGCCACCCCGGCGGCTGCCGGGCCGGACAGCGCCGACCGGACAGCGGGCGACGAGGCCGGGCCGGGCGGGAGTGACGTCAGCCGGCGGCTCTTCGTTTCGCGGGCCGTCGCCGGGGCCGCCGTCGCTGTCGCCGCCGGGACCGTGGGGTACGGGACCTACGGGGTGATGCGCGGGCCGCGGGTCAAGCGGGTCACCGTGCCGCTCGCCAAACTGCCGCGTGCCGCGCACGGGTTCCGGATCGCCGTCGTCAGCGACATCCACCTCGGGCCCATCCTCGGCCGTGCCCACACCCAGCGGATCGTCGACACCGTCAACGCCACCCAGCCCGACCTGGTCGCCGTCGTCGGCGACCTGGTCGACGGCAGCGTGCCCGACCTCGGGCCGGCCGCCGAGCCGCTGGCGCGGCTGCGGGCGCGCCACGGCTCGTACTTCGTGACGGGGAATCACGAGTACTTCTCCGGCGCCGCCCAATGGGTCGACCACGTTCGGGAGCTGGGACTTCACCCGCTCGAGAACGACCGCGTCGAGATCGGCGGCTTCGACCTCGCCGGGGTCAACGACATCGCGGGCGAACGCGAGGGCGACGGGCCCGACTTCGTACGGGCCCTCGGTGACCGGGACCGCTCCCGGGCCGCCGTACTGCTCGCTCACCAGCCCGTCGTCGTCCATGACGCCGTTCGGCACGGTGTGGACCTCCAGCTCTCCGGCCACACCCACGGCGGCCAGCTCTGGCCCGGCAACTACCTTGCCGAGCTGGCCAATCCGACCGTCGCCGGCCTCGAGCGCTACGGCGACACCCAGCTGTATGTCACGCGTGGCGCGGGCGCCTGGGGCCCGCCGGTACGGGTCGGGGCGGAGTCGGACATCACGGTCGTACAGCTCGCGTCGAAGCAGGTCTGA
- a CDS encoding TetR/AcrR family transcriptional regulator, translating into MKDLKENAKPSKSEQTRSLILETALRLFQERGYDKTTMRAIAQEAGVSVGNAYYYFASKEHLVQGFYDRIGKQHQAAVEEALGDERDLAARIRAVLLAWLDIAEPYQRFAAQFFKNAADPDSPLSPFSPESAGPREAAIEVHRTVLAGADTKIDPELAELLPQLLWLQQMGVVLFWVYDRSEGCANSRRLVTRLAPVTARAISLSRFRLLRPLVRETHDLLGDFMPTAASMAANGRTGKENS; encoded by the coding sequence GTGAAGGACCTGAAGGAGAACGCCAAACCCTCGAAGAGCGAGCAGACGCGCAGCCTCATCCTCGAGACGGCGCTGCGGCTCTTCCAGGAACGCGGATACGACAAGACCACGATGCGGGCCATCGCCCAGGAGGCCGGGGTCTCGGTCGGCAACGCGTACTACTACTTCGCCTCCAAGGAGCACCTCGTCCAGGGCTTCTACGACCGGATCGGCAAGCAGCACCAGGCGGCCGTCGAAGAGGCCCTGGGCGACGAGAGGGACCTCGCGGCCCGTATCCGCGCCGTCCTTCTGGCGTGGCTGGACATCGCCGAGCCGTACCAGCGGTTCGCGGCGCAGTTCTTCAAGAACGCCGCCGACCCGGACAGCCCGCTGAGTCCCTTCTCGCCGGAGTCCGCGGGTCCCCGCGAGGCGGCGATCGAGGTGCACCGGACCGTACTGGCGGGGGCGGACACCAAGATCGACCCGGAACTGGCCGAGTTGCTGCCGCAGCTGCTGTGGCTGCAGCAGATGGGCGTGGTGCTCTTCTGGGTGTACGACCGCTCCGAGGGCTGTGCGAACAGCCGCCGTCTGGTGACCCGTCTGGCACCGGTGACCGCCCGGGCGATCTCGCTGTCCCGGTTCCGGCTGCTGCGGCCGCTGGTGCGCGAGACCCACGATCTGCTCGGCGACTTCATGCCGACCGCGGCGAGCATGGCCGCCAACGGCAGGACCGGGAAGGAGAACAGCTGA
- the glyA gene encoding serine hydroxymethyltransferase has protein sequence MTLPLSHPALAAADPELAVLVAAEERLQADTLRLIPSENYVSQAVLEASGTVLQNKYSEGYPGRRYYEGQQNIDRVEQLAIDRATALFGVDHANVQPYSGSPANLAVYLAFAEPGDTVMGMALPMGGHLTHGWGVSATGKWFRGVQYGVRKDDGRIDFDEVRELALKERPKVIFCGGTALPRTIDFAAFGEIAREAGAVLVADVAHIAGLIAGGAHPSPVPHADVISTTTHKTLRGPRGAMLMCREEYAKAVDKAVFPGLQGGPHNQTTAAIAVALHEAAQPSFRDYAASVVANAKALAEELVERGFDLVSGGTDNHLILMDLTNKDVPGKVAAKALDRAGIVVNYNTVPYDPRKPFDPSGIRIGTPSLTSRGLDVQHMASVADWIDRGVTASRTGDEEALAAIRAEVAELMAVYPAPGLPVN, from the coding sequence CGCCGAGGAACGGCTCCAGGCCGACACCCTGCGACTGATCCCCAGTGAGAACTACGTGTCGCAGGCGGTTCTGGAGGCCTCCGGCACAGTCCTGCAGAACAAGTACAGCGAGGGATACCCCGGGCGGCGTTACTACGAAGGCCAGCAGAACATCGACCGGGTCGAGCAGCTCGCCATCGACCGGGCGACGGCCCTGTTCGGCGTCGACCACGCCAATGTCCAGCCCTACTCGGGCTCCCCGGCCAACCTCGCGGTCTACCTCGCCTTCGCCGAGCCCGGCGACACCGTCATGGGCATGGCCCTGCCGATGGGCGGCCACCTCACCCACGGCTGGGGTGTCTCCGCGACCGGCAAGTGGTTCCGCGGGGTCCAGTACGGCGTGCGCAAGGACGACGGGCGCATCGACTTCGACGAGGTGCGGGAGCTCGCCCTCAAGGAGCGCCCGAAGGTGATCTTCTGCGGTGGCACCGCGCTGCCCCGCACCATCGACTTCGCGGCCTTCGGGGAGATCGCCCGCGAGGCCGGTGCCGTACTGGTCGCGGATGTGGCGCACATCGCCGGCCTGATCGCGGGCGGCGCCCACCCGTCGCCCGTACCGCACGCCGACGTGATCTCCACGACCACCCACAAGACCCTGCGCGGTCCGCGCGGCGCGATGCTGATGTGCCGCGAGGAGTACGCCAAGGCCGTCGACAAGGCCGTCTTCCCAGGACTCCAGGGCGGCCCGCACAACCAGACCACCGCCGCCATCGCCGTCGCCCTGCACGAGGCGGCCCAGCCGTCCTTCCGCGACTACGCCGCCTCGGTCGTCGCCAATGCCAAGGCCCTCGCCGAGGAGCTGGTGGAACGGGGCTTCGATCTGGTCTCGGGCGGTACGGACAACCATCTGATCCTCATGGACCTCACCAACAAGGACGTCCCCGGGAAGGTGGCGGCGAAGGCCCTGGACCGGGCCGGGATCGTGGTCAACTACAACACCGTGCCGTACGACCCCAGGAAGCCTTTCGATCCCTCCGGCATCCGCATCGGCACGCCGTCGCTGACCTCGCGCGGCCTGGACGTCCAGCACATGGCCTCCGTGGCCGACTGGATCGACCGGGGTGTCACCGCTTCCCGCACCGGTGACGAGGAGGCGCTGGCCGCGATCCGCGCAGAGGTCGCCGAGCTGATGGCCGTCTATCCGGCGCCGGGCCTGCCGGTCAACTGA